From the genome of Leifsonia sp. 1010:
CCTCATCCCGGGCAGCGACAAGGCCGCGTTCACGGCCTTCGACGACCGGATCAAGGAGTTCGAGAAGGCCAACCCGAACATCGACATCAAGTCCGAGGAGTACCAGTGGACGGGCCCGACCTTCGCGACCCAGCTCGCCGGCGGCACCCTCCCGGACGTCTTCAACGTTCCGTTCACCGACTCCCAGTCGCTGCTCCAGGCGGGTCAGCTCGCCGACATCACCGCGGAGGTGAAGAAGCTGCCGTACGCGGACAAGTTCAACGAGAACGTGCTCGCGGTGGCGAAGTCCGGAGACAAGATCTACGGCATCCCGTACGGCCCGTACGCCATGGGGCTGTCGTACAACCGCGAGATCTTCCAGAAGGCCGGTCTCGACCCGGACAAGCCGCCGACGACCTGGGACGAGGTCCGTTCTGCCGCCAAGACCATCTCCGAGAAGGTTCCCGGTGTCGCCGGCTACATGCAGATGACGCAGGGCAACACCGGCGGATGGGAGCTGACGACGACCGTGTACGCCCGCGGCGGCCGGATGGAGACCACCGACGGCGGGAAGACGAAGGTCACCACCGACAACCCGGTCACCAAGGAGGCGCTGCAGTGGCTGCACGACCTCCGGTGGGAGGACAACTCGGTCGGCAGCAACTTCCTGCTCGACTGGAGCGGCATCAACCAGGCGTTCGGCGCCGGGCAGATCGCCATGTACCCGTCCGGATCCGATGTACTCACCTCGCTGGTGCAGCAGAACAACGTCGACCCGGCGAACTACGGGCTGACGATGCTGCCGATCGACTCGTCGAACAGTGACGCCGGCGTGCTCGTCGGCGGCAACGTCGCGGCCGTCAGCCCCAAGTCGTCGCAGGCCCAGAAGGAGGCCGCGGTGAAGTGGATTGACTTCTACTACATGCAGAAACTGCTCGACAAGGACCAGGCGATCGCCGACGCGAAGGTGCTCGTGAAGTCCAACCAGCCGGTCGGCGTTCCCACCCTGCCGGTGTTCGACAAGGCCACCTACGACCAGAACATGGAGTGGATCAAGGGCGAGATCAACGTGCCGCAGGAGAACGTGGCGCCGTTCACCGACAAGATCTTCGACGCCAGCCTGGTTCCCGAGCCGAACAAGCACACGCAGGAGCTGTACGGCGCGCTCGACTCCGTCGTCCAGGCCGTGCTGACGGACAAGAACGCGGACATCGACCAGCTGCTGAAGAAGGTCGACAGCGACATCCAGAAGCTCGTCGACGCCGACAAGTGACCGACACAGACACGTGACAACACACGATCGACAGCTGAGTCGTCCCCGCCGCACACCCCTGACGTGGGTGCGCGGCGGGGGCCTCAGCTCCCTGCTGTTCCTGCTGCCGATGCTCCTGATCTTCGGCTTCTTCTCCTGGTGGCCCATCGTGCGGAGCGTCGTCATGAGCTTCCAGCACACCAACCTGGTGAGCGCGCCCACCTGGGTCGGCTGGGACAACTTCGTGCAGGTGGTGAACGATCCGCTGTTCTGGACGGCGGTCGGGAACACCGCCTGGTTCGCCTTCCTCGCGCTGCTGCTCGGCTACCCCATCCCGCTGATCGCGGCGGTGCTGATGAGCGAGGTGAAGCGCGCGAAGGGCCTGTACAGCGCGCTCGCCTACCTGCCCGTGGTGGTACCGCCGGTGGTGGCGGTGCTGCTGTGGAAGTTCTTCTACGACGCCCGCCCGGACGGCGTGTTCAACACGATCCTCGGCTGGGTCGGTATCCCGCCGCAGCCCTGGATCCAGTCGGCGACGCAGGCGATGCCGTCTCTCGTCGTCGAGGCGACCTGGGCTGCGGCGGGCGGAACGATCATCATCTACCTGGCCGCGATCACGGGGGTGGCGCCGGAGCTGTATGACGCGGCGGAGGTCGACGGCGCGGGCATCTGGCGCAAGATCTGGCACGTCACGCTGCCGCAGTTGCGCAGCGTCCTGCTGATCACGCTCATCCTGCAGATCATCGGCACGGCGCAGGTGTTCCTGGAGCCGTTCCTCTTCACCGGCGGCGGCCCGGTCGATTCGACCGTCACCATCCTGCTGCTCATCTACCGGTACGCGTTCCAGAACTCGCTCGGCGGCGACTACGGCGCCGCCACCGCGCTCAGTCTGATGCTGGCGGCGTTCCTCGCCGTGCTGTCCCTCGTGTACTTCCGCCTCACCAAGTCCTGGAGCCAGAATTGACGACCTCGACCGAGCTGCCGCGCGAGGCGGCGGCCAACGCGCAGGAGCTCCTCGCGCCGGCTCCCCAGGAACCGGGCAAGCAGACGCGGACTCGACGGCGGGAGCGAGAGGACGCGGGCGACCGCGGCATCCTCTCGATCTCCGACAGGCGGAAGCCCGGGGTGCGGTGGAGCGCACGCGTCATCCACGGCGCTCTGCTCGTCGTCCTCGTGATCGTCGGCCTCGGGCCGCTGCTCTGGCTCGCGAAGTCGGCCATCACGCCGACGGAGGACACTCTCCGCACGCCGATGGCGCTGTTCCCGAACGGGGTGGACTGGGCGAACCTGTCGACCGCGTGGTCGACGGTCCACATCGACGTGCAGTTCATGAACACGATCTGGGTCGCGGCCGGCTCGTGGGCGGCGCAGATCCTGGTGGCGACGACGGCCGGGTATGCGTTGAGCGTGCTCCGGCCGAAGTACGGGAAGGTGCTGTACGGCCTCATCCTGACGACGCTGTTCGTGCCGTCGGTAGTGCTGCTCGTTCCGTTGTACCTGACCATCCTGAACCCGCCGCTGCTCGGCCAGTCGCTCATCAACACGTTCTGGGCGGTGTGGCTGCCGGCCGGCGCGAGCGCCTTCAACGTCGTGCTCGTGAAACGGTTCTTCGACAACCTGCCCCGGGAGATCTTCGAGGCGGCTCGGACGGACGGGGCCGGGCCCTTCCGGTTGTTCTGGTCGATCGTGCTGCCGATGTCGAAGCCGATCCTCGGCGTGGTGTCCGTGTTCGCGATCATCGCGGCGTGGAAGGACTATCTGTGGCCGCTGCTCGTGCTGCGCGACCCGGCCATCCAACCGCTGTCGGTGCGGCTGCCCACGCTGCAGGCGGCGATCCAGCTGGATGTGTACCTCGCCGCCCTGGCGATCTCGACGCTCATCCCGATCGTGCTGTTCCTGGTGTTCCAGGGCCTGTTCCTGCGGAGCGCGGGGCTCGGCGGCGCCGTGAAGGGATGAGACGGCTGGGTTAGCATCGAGGGATGCGCGCAGCCCGACGCCGGACGGCCGCGGTGGTCGCCGTGGCGCTCTCGGCGACCCTGCTGTCCGGGGTGCTGACCGGATGCGTCGGCCCGGCGCCGGCCCACACTGCGGGCGGGACACGCACCGCCGCGGCTGTGCCGACTCCCTCGCCCACGCCGACGGTCGACCCGGTCGAGGCGTACGCACGGCAGCGGCTCGCCAACCTGACCCTGCGGCAGAAGGTCGCGAGCCTGTTCATGCTGCACACACCCGGCACCGACCCGGCGGCACTGCGCGGGTACGTCGACCGGTACGGCGTCGGCGGCATGATCCTGATGGGCGACAACATCCCGGCGACCCCCGCCGAACTCGCCGCGCAGACGGCGGCCATGTCCGCATCCGATCCCGGCCTCCCTCCGCTGATCGGTGTGGACGAGGAGGGCGGCGACGTCACGCGTCTGGGCTGGGACGACCAGCCGGGCGCCGACACCCTGCGAGACCAGGACCCGGCAGC
Proteins encoded in this window:
- a CDS encoding sugar ABC transporter permease translates to MTTHDRQLSRPRRTPLTWVRGGGLSSLLFLLPMLLIFGFFSWWPIVRSVVMSFQHTNLVSAPTWVGWDNFVQVVNDPLFWTAVGNTAWFAFLALLLGYPIPLIAAVLMSEVKRAKGLYSALAYLPVVVPPVVAVLLWKFFYDARPDGVFNTILGWVGIPPQPWIQSATQAMPSLVVEATWAAAGGTIIIYLAAITGVAPELYDAAEVDGAGIWRKIWHVTLPQLRSVLLITLILQIIGTAQVFLEPFLFTGGGPVDSTVTILLLIYRYAFQNSLGGDYGAATALSLMLAAFLAVLSLVYFRLTKSWSQN
- a CDS encoding carbohydrate ABC transporter permease gives rise to the protein MTTSTELPREAAANAQELLAPAPQEPGKQTRTRRREREDAGDRGILSISDRRKPGVRWSARVIHGALLVVLVIVGLGPLLWLAKSAITPTEDTLRTPMALFPNGVDWANLSTAWSTVHIDVQFMNTIWVAAGSWAAQILVATTAGYALSVLRPKYGKVLYGLILTTLFVPSVVLLVPLYLTILNPPLLGQSLINTFWAVWLPAGASAFNVVLVKRFFDNLPREIFEAARTDGAGPFRLFWSIVLPMSKPILGVVSVFAIIAAWKDYLWPLLVLRDPAIQPLSVRLPTLQAAIQLDVYLAALAISTLIPIVLFLVFQGLFLRSAGLGGAVKG
- a CDS encoding extracellular solute-binding protein; the encoded protein is MKSSLRITAVAAVTLAGAGLLAGCSSSGGDSGDGKVHITVASLIPGSDKAAFTAFDDRIKEFEKANPNIDIKSEEYQWTGPTFATQLAGGTLPDVFNVPFTDSQSLLQAGQLADITAEVKKLPYADKFNENVLAVAKSGDKIYGIPYGPYAMGLSYNREIFQKAGLDPDKPPTTWDEVRSAAKTISEKVPGVAGYMQMTQGNTGGWELTTTVYARGGRMETTDGGKTKVTTDNPVTKEALQWLHDLRWEDNSVGSNFLLDWSGINQAFGAGQIAMYPSGSDVLTSLVQQNNVDPANYGLTMLPIDSSNSDAGVLVGGNVAAVSPKSSQAQKEAAVKWIDFYYMQKLLDKDQAIADAKVLVKSNQPVGVPTLPVFDKATYDQNMEWIKGEINVPQENVAPFTDKIFDASLVPEPNKHTQELYGALDSVVQAVLTDKNADIDQLLKKVDSDIQKLVDADK